In Porites lutea chromosome 9, jaPorLute2.1, whole genome shotgun sequence, a single window of DNA contains:
- the LOC140948257 gene encoding NADH dehydrogenase [ubiquinone] 1 alpha subcomplex subunit 2-like, translated as MAAAWRSNLGKYVREIRIHLCQKSQSSQGTRDFLEKYYIGLKKDNPKLPILVRECSGIQPKMYARYGYGKESSVQLNNLDSEGVLKAMEKLVASGTSA; from the exons atggcggctgctTGGCGATCAAACCTTGGTAAATACGTGAGGGAAATCCGTATTCATTTGTGTCAAAAGTCACAGAGCAGTCAAGGGACGAG GGACTTTTTGGAAAAATACTACATTGGCTTAAAGAAGGATAATCCTAAGCTCCCCATCCTTGTGAGAGAATGCAGTGGCATTCAGCCAAAGATGTATGCAAGATATG GCTATGGAAAAGAGAGTTCAGTACAGCTAAACAATTTGGACAGTGAAGGAGTTTTAAAAGCAATGGAGAAACTTGTGGCATCAGGAACATCTGCATGA
- the LOC140948203 gene encoding actin-binding protein IPP-like, producing the protein MEMQHPILTNCPCDLTLVANGGKEFKAHRSVLSEASPFFDRLLKTDMKESREGVIRLEQFSESIMKNILDFIYTGCLEVSLTNAEDLIKAADYLLLPDFQNMVLDSLTRSLTLSNSISTFYFAKRNHFEKLLDETSRFIHSNFAAVATTETFLNLSLQEVKKWIRRDGLFKLKENEILELVRAWVDFDKGNRMGTCEKLFLPVIATSGGDDTFCYLPGAQKKQWYSIASSKYNFKEPRQLLSLNGSLYNFSLKLFGSCFLRWSPRFDQWVSLPLPSKLIPERAALLGDVVYGVGSRSSSQQKFICKYNLDSNSWEAVPLSEADISNNSCMVGHQKCLYFMGGKPFSAEVSRFDTTKSKWEKMKDMQYGRYNAFGAAHQQNIYIAGGINGDCFLQSCEVYSIARDEWQFIASLNVPRSEASMVCHLETLYILGGLSKNDRETTKAALTVESYDGKENKWEVRTVIPSHVTTEPDSCKFQACLLTIYEGYLDYFQLIEP; encoded by the coding sequence atggaGATGCAGCATCCAATTCTAACAAACTGTCCGTGCGACTTAACGCTGGTGGCTAATGGTGGAAAGGAGTTCAAAGCCCACAGAAGCGTTCTATCAGAGGCAAGTCCTTTTTTCGACAGGCTTCTAAAAACCGACATGAAGGAAAGCAGGGAAGGAGTTATTCGCCTGGAACAGTTCTCTGAGTCAATTATGAAAAACATCCTGGATTTCATTTACACGGGTTGCCTTGAAGTTTCTCTGACGAATGCTGAGGATCTGATTAAAGCAGCGGACTATCTTCTCCTTCCAGATTTTCAGAACATGGTGCTGGATTCTTTAACAAGAAGCCTGACTCTCTCTAATTCGATTTCAACCTTCTATTTTGCCAAGCGGAATCACTTTGAGAAACTTCTTGACGAAACGTCTCGATTCATTCACTCAAACTTTGCTGCTGTGGCAACTACAGAAACTTTCCTGAATCTCTCATTGCAGGAAGTAAAAAAGTGGATTAGACGAGACGGGTTAtttaaacttaaagaaaatgaaattttggaaCTTGTCAGAGCATGGGTTGATTTCGATAAAGGAAATCGAATGGGGACATGTGAAAAGTTATTTCTGCCTGTTATTGCAACCAGCGGAGGAGATGACACTTTCTGCTATCTTCCCGGGGCGCAAAAGAAACAGTGGTACAGCATAGCCTCATCAAAATACAACTTTAAAGAACCTCGACAGTTGTTGTCCTTGAATGGCAGTTTATATAATTTTAGTCTTAAGCTGTTTGGTTCATGTTTCCTACGGTGGAGTCCCAGGTTTGATCAATGGGTTTCGTTGCCATTGCCCAGCAAACTAATCCCCGAGAGGGCTGCTCTGCTAGGAGATGTTGTTTATGGTGTAGGATCAAGGTCTAGTAGTCAGCAAAAGTTCATATGCAAATACAATCTCGACTCCAATTCATGGGAAGCAGTTCCTTTATCAGAAGCAGACATCAGCAATAATTCATGCATGGTAGGTCACCAAAAATGCCTGTATTTTATGGGTGGAAAGCCGTTTTCTGCAGAAGTCAGTAGATTTGACACAACGAAAAGTAAATGGGAAAAGATGAAAGATATGCAGTATGGGAGATACAACGCCTTTGGTGCGGCTCATCAGCAGAATATTTATATTGCTGGCGGTATAAATGGAGACTGCTTCTTGCAATCCTGTGAGGTGTACAGTATTGCAAGAGATGAGTGGCAGTTTATAGCAAGCTTGAATGTCCCTCGTTCAGAAGCCAGCATGGTGTGTCATCTTGAGACACTGTATATATTGGGTGGGTTGAGTAAGAACGATCGCGAGACCACTAAAGCAGCGCTGACTGTCGAATCTTAcgatggaaaagaaaacaagtggGAGGTGAGGACGGTCATACCAAGTCACGTGACTACAGAGCCTGATTCTTGTAAATTTCAAGCCTGTCTTTTGACAATATATGAGGGATATCTTGATTACTTTCAACTGATAGAACCGTGA
- the LOC140947665 gene encoding calcium/calmodulin-dependent protein kinase type II delta chain-like, with translation MPSRFPKGTYLSRCFQDEFEIQDFIGEGSFGKVYKCLERTSEKTFAVKELPRSQALSMETFDNEVEIWKGLEHENIVSLHRTFRDHSFMYLVCEHIEGGSLFDEIVGHKVYGEEQARNIMKQLLQALKYLHGKRIVHRDVKADNLLISRSKHSDHVTVKLADFGLARRLPEHSDVIGCDAAGAPLFLAPETILEEPIGQPVDLWSCGVILFILLAGYPPFWSSNDEKLLLSILQGNYSMPSPYWNNVSNEAKDLVQRLLVVEPGHRLTASEALNHPWMQMTPLHSSQKPTQRRNFAAVICGVRAMLKFRKMNFQASSLKRQLPESDLVG, from the exons ATGCCATCCCGATTTCCCAAAGGCACTTATTTGTCGCGCTGCTTCCAAGACGAATttgaaattcaagattttattGGTGAGGGATCTTTCGGCAAGGTTTATAAGTGCCTCGAGAGGACAAGCGAGAAGACCTTCGCAGTTAAGGAATTACCGCGAAGTCAAGCGCTCTCTATGGAAACCTTTGATAACGAAGTAGAGATTTGGAAAGGTTTGGAGCACGAAAACATTGTTTCGTTGCACAGAACATTTCGAGACCACTCGTTCATGTATCTTGTTTGTGAACACATCGAAGGTGGGAGTTTATTCGATGAGATTGTGGGACACAAAGTCTATGGCGAAGAGCAAGCTCGCAACATCATGAAACAA CTTTTACAAGCCCTAAAATACCTTCATGGAAAGCGTATTGTTCATCGAGATGTTAAAGCAGACAATCTTCTGATCAGCCGATCCAAACACTCGGATCATGTGACCGTGAAACTCGCCGACTTCGGCTTGGCAAGAAGACTACCCGAACACTCTGATGTGATTGGTTGTGACGCAGCTGGTGCACCGTTATTTCTGGCGCCAGAAACGATATTGGAAGAACCGATTGGCCAGCCAGTCGACTTGTGGTCCTGCGGTgtgattttatttattcttcTCGCGGGCTACCCTCCATTTTGGAGCAGCAATGATGAGAAGTTGTTGCTGTCTATTCTCCAAGGCAATTACTCAATGCCTTCGCCCTATTGGAACAACGTCTCAAACGAAGCGAAAGATCTTGTTCAGAGGTTACTCGTTGTAGAACCTGGTCATAGATTGACAGCTTCAGAGGCGCTCAACCATCCATGGATGCAAATGACCCCTCTGCATTCATCGCAGAAACCTACTCAGAGGCGAAACTTTGCAGCAGTTATTTGCGGAGTACGCGCAATGTTGAAGTTTCGAAAAATGAACTTCCAAGCATCTAGCCTCAAAAGACAACTGCCAGAATCTGACCTTGTGGGCTAG
- the LOC140948842 gene encoding zinc finger MYM-type protein 1-like, whose protein sequence is MKVVVLERNANLTLETLRSCRNEESFKSVWKLCECVCNKVRSWINDTDFSFRDARVPRRQTSTRLQALVGENPSHNAQSKPEDFHRVNTYFTSLDKVLAEIEARFGGNDQDVLCALGDITLSDSPAIRSFNLVSSYYSLDRDLLQADQRLFCQFKKAHLEPKSLKTAADVIETLHANRLFEMVPEFSKVVSILAVIPATSCSAERSFSGLRRLKTYLRSTMGQSRLNSLAIISIERAYGNRVIVDSIDKIIDTFGQRHGRRSYFF, encoded by the exons ATGAAAGTCGTTGTTTTGGA GCGCAATGCCAATTTGACCCTGGAAACATTACGAAGTTGTAGAAATGAAGAGAGTTTTAAGTCTGTGTGGAAGCTGTGTGAATGTGTCTGTAACAAGGTCAGATCGTGGATTAATGACACTGACTTTTCATTTCGAGATGCTCGTGTGCCACGGCGACAAACATCGACCCGCTTACAAGCACTAGTTGGGGAAAACCCAAGCCACAATGCACAATCCAAGCCTGAAGATTTCCATCGTGTCAACACCTACTTCACCTCTCTGGATAAGGTTCTTGCAGAAATAGAGGCTCGGTTTGGCGGAAACGATCAGGACGTACTCTGCGCGCTTGGTGATATCACCCTAAGTGATTCTCCAGCCATTCGTAGCTTCAACTTGGTTTCCAGCTACTACAGCCTTGACAGAGATTTACTCCAGGCAGACCAACGCCTCTTCTGTCAATTTAAGAAAGCTCACCTGGAGCCGAAATCATTAAAAACAGCGGCAGACGTCATTGAAACCCTACATGCAAACCGCCTGTTTGAAATGGTCCCAGAATTCTCGAAGGTGGTGTCTATTCTGGCCGTAATTCCAGCAACATCATGTTCAGCGGAACGCTCCTTCAGCGGACTTCGGAGACTGAAGACATATCTTCGCAGCACGATGGGGCAGAGTAGACTGAATAGCCTCGCTATCATTAGTATTGAGCGCGCCTATGGCAATAGGGTCATAGTAGATAGTATTGACAAAATAATTGACACTTTTGGACAACGCCATGGAAGGAGAAGCTACTTTTTTTAA
- the LOC140948506 gene encoding neuronal acetylcholine receptor subunit alpha-7-like isoform X2, translating into MNAILKDYNEKARPILKETDVVKVFIDIALPQLMKVDEKEEVITTNVWMRQFWNDPRLSWNKSEFENISQVIINPKKAWLPDVVLLNSAEEVTDGRGNEARLVVKHDGNVSWLNPVIFTSSCEIDITFFPLDDQTCDLKFRSWSYNSDFLDVYPRREGADLSLYVENGEWILSDVTSKRSVLEYDCCDGKFPDVTYRLELRRRTLFYMMNFILPCVLIAVLTLLVFLLPPESGERMSFGVTVLLSFTILLLMLMAKLPATSKVIPLIAVYYACTIIEVSAAMGMACLMLRFYHPTNSSAPIPAWIRVCVLNYCARLVRLSTSAGRVRQAQIVQEFRQVKLRENRGKEQTNMTVLTDNIFKQEEADTMREEWRMAAIIINRLFAWIYVFTIIVTLLAVLLTSPRFRNGEL; encoded by the exons GATGAGAAAGAGGAGGTCATTACCACAAATGTATGGATGAGACAG TTCTGGAACGATCCACGACTTTCCTGGAACAAATCTGAATTTGAAAACATCTCGCAGGTTATCATCAACCCAAAGAAGGCGTGGTTGCCAGATGTTGTGCTACTGAATAG CGCCGAGGAGGTGACGGACGGGCGCGGTAACGAAGCTCGCCTGGTTGTGAAGCATGATGGGAATGTATCATGGTTGAATCCGGTGATCTTCACGAGCTCGTGTGAAATCGATATCACATTCTTCCCATTGGATGATCAAACTTGTGACCTTAAGTTTCGCTCGTGGTCTTATAACAGTGACTTCCTGGACGTTTATCCACGGAGAGAAGGCGCAGACTTAAGTTT GTATGTAGAAAATGGTGAGTGGATACTTAGTGACGTTACATCGAAACGCAGTGTTTTGGAGTACGACTGTTGTGATGGAAAATTTCCGGATGTTACTTACCGTCTGGAGTTACGCCGTCGTACCCTATTTTACATGATGAACTTCATTTTGCCATGCGTGTTGATCGCCGTCTTAACCCTGCTTGTTTTTCTGTTGCCTCCGGAGTCTGGCGAGAGAATGTCATTTGGAGTAACTGTTCTTTTGTCCTTTACCATTCTGTTGTTGATGCTGAtg GCCAAGCTACCCGCCACCTCCAAAGTCATTCCGCTTATTGCTGTCTACTACGCCTGCACTATTATCGAGGTGTCAGCGGCAATGGGCATGGCTTGCCTCATGCTACGCTTTTATCATCCCACCAACTCCTCTGCCCCAATCCCCGCCTGGATCCGG GTTTGTGTGCTCAATTATTGTGCAAGATTAGTGCGTTTAAGCACGTCGGCAGGCAGAGTGAGACAAGCACAAATTGTCCAAGAGTTTCGACAAG TGAAACTGCGCGAAAACAGAGGCAAAGAACAAACGAACATGACGGTCTTGACGGATAACATTTTCAAGCAAGAAGAAGCGGACACCATGAGAGAGGAATGGAGAATGGCAGCGATAATAATCAATCGACTTTTTGCATGGATTTATGTCTTTACCATCATAGTAACTTTGTTGGCGGTCTTGCTGACGTCACCTAGATTTAGAAATGGGGAGCTGTGA
- the LOC140947670 gene encoding uncharacterized protein: MSKRDEGSVENSERNSLMNYNSQAYGHDFVQENVKRYIKQFERGKEKSEREAKRKERIRNVTDISNNFYTLVTDFYEYGYGRSFHFAPVLSASSSLQECVVAYEREIARTIKANQGMKLLDAGCGVGGPMINIAKFTGAHVVGLNLCEYQLKRVKFHIENNNMQECCIGVKGDYHHMEFGDNTFDGGYALESTLYATDPEIVYREIRRVLKPGSIFVDSAWAMTEAFDPKNAEHVKIKEGIEIGNGIPDLRTQLVLLEAIRKSGLEIVEYKNAHCDGELPWYTFLVGKHAFSLDAFRVSSVGRKLTHFMLSAMEMLRIVPQGSTDVHNVLLTAADALIQGGRKDIFTPMFRLVLRKPL, from the exons ATGTCAAAACGTGACGAAGGAAGTGTGGAAAATTCTGAGCGTAATAGTTTAATGAATTACAACAGTCAGGCCTACGGGCATGATTTCGTTCAAGAAAATGTTAAGAGATATATTAAACAGTTCGAGCGGGGCAAAGAGAAGTCGGAGCGAGAGGCAAAACGCAAAGAGCGAATTCGAAATGTCACCGACATTTCGAACAACTTCTATACACTTGTCACCGACTTTTATGAATATGGGTACGGGCGATCATTTCATTTCGCACCGGTCCTATCCGCGAGCTCTTCCTTGCAGGAGTGTGTTGTGGCCTATGAAAGAGAAATTGCAAGAACTATAAAGGCTAATCAAGGCATGAAGCTACTG GATGCCGGTTGTGGTGTAGGGGGACCTATGATAAATATTGCCAAGTTCACTGGAGCTCATGTAGTGGGCCTTAATCTCTGTGAATATCAACTCAAGCGAGTGAAGTTTCACATCGAAAACAACAACATGCAAGAATGCTGCATTGGTGTTAAG gGAGATTATCATCACATGGAGTTTGGCGACAATACTTTTGATGGAGGGTATGCGTTAGAGTCCACTCTCTACGCAACAGACCCGGAAATTGTTTACCGAGAAATACGACGTGTGCTAAAACCTGGTTCTATCTTTGTTGATTCTGCCTGGGCTATGACAGAGGCATTTGACCCAAAGAATGCAGAGCATGTGAAGATCAAGGAAGGCATCGAG ATTGGTAATGGCATCCCCGATCTGCGAACTCAACTTGTCCTTTTGGAAGCAATACGGAAGTCGGGATTGGAGATCGTAGAGTATAAGAATGCGCATTGTGATGGTGAGCTTCCATG GTACACATTTCTTGTCGGAAAACACGCTTTCTCTCTGGACGCCTTCAGAGTATCCTCGGTTGGTCGAAAGCTTACCCACTTCATGCTATCAGCCATGGAAATGCTGCGCATTGTACCTCAAGGTTCCACTGATGTTCATAACGTGTTGCTGACTGCTGCGGATGCTCTCATCCAAGGGGGGAGGAAAGACATCTTTACGCCGATGTTTAGATTGGTCCTTAGGAAGCCATTGTAG